The nucleotide sequence TGAGGGCACTGGCGGCCGACCATGAGCGCGGAACCCACGCGGATTGACAGACAAGTATTCAAGACTTACGATCTCCGGCCACGGGGTGCTTTCAACGAGGAAGGTGCAGTGGTGTACAGGTCAGGAAGCAGCAGCTGCCGCGGAAGAGTCGCGGTCGCTTTGGTCGCGGCGGGCGCTTTGGTCCTCTCGGGATGTGGCCGGTCCAGCGAGAGCACGGGAACGGCGGATGCCGGGCCGGCCGTCGACAACTCCCCCGCAACCGGTGACGTCACCATCTGGGCGGCCCAAAACGAGGGCAAGACACTCTCGGCCCTCGCGAAGTCGTTCACCGCCGAGAACCCGGGTGTCCGGATCACCGTGACGCCGGTGTCGTTCGACGAGCTACCGCGAAAGGTCGACACCGCGGTCGCCAGCGGTCAGGTCCCCGACATCATCCAGCCGTCGACAGGACTCCAGTCATTCGTGGCCACGGGCGGCATCGCACCGGTACCCGACGGTGTCACGGACCCGAAAGACTTCTTCGAGCCGGCCGTCTCCGCAGTCACGTTCCACGGCATCCGGTACGCGGTCCCCTGGTACGTCACGGTCCAGTCGTTCTACTACCGCGCCGATCTCGCCAAGAAAGCAGGCGTCGAGGCACCGAAGACCTGGGACGACACGATCAAGTTCGGCAAAGCGCTCAAGAACGCCGGCGCCCGCCACGGCGCGCTCATCTACACGAAGGGTACCGCCGCGTGGCAGACCGTTCTGCCGCTGATCTACGAGGCCGGCGGAACCGTGCTGAAGGACGGCAAGTTCACCTTTGACACTCCCGAGGTGATCACGGCACTGGACCACTACCAGTCCTTCTTCCGGGAGGGCGTCGCGGATCCCACGGTGACGATCTCCACGGCAGGGGAGACCGAAGCGGGATTCGCCGACGGCACCTTCGGTTCCTACCTGACCGGTTCCTTCTCCTACGGCCTTGCACTTTCCGCTCTGCACGGTGACACGGCCAAGCTCGGTTTGGCGACGTTGCCCGCGGGTCCCAAGTCAGGCGCCGGCTACCTCGGGGGTTCCGGGCTGGCGGTGATGGCGAGCGCCCACAACAAGGATGCTGCTTGGAAGTTCGTGCGGTACGCCACTTCCGCCCAAGGGGAACAGAAAGCCTACGAGATCTCCGGGGTGCTCCCCGCGGCTCGGACAGCCTGGAAATCGGGGCCGCTGGCCGAAAGCGCGGTCGGCAAGACCTTCGCGTCGCAGATCGAGAACAGCCTCCCGCAGCCCCAGGTGCTCACCTGGACCGAAGTCCGGGACGCGATCGCACGGTACGCCGAGCAGCTGGCACGAGGAGTCATCTCCCCGAAGGACGCCGCCACACGGCTGCAAGCCGAGGCGGAGAAGATCGGAACCGGTGAACGATGACCTCCGTGGCCACTCGCGCCAAGCGCCGACCCGCCGCGGGACCCCCCTCCGCATCACGCCGCTCGCAGGCCGTCGCGGGCTGGCTGTTCTCGCTGCCGTTCGTACTGGTGTTCCTCGTCTTCTACGCCTGGCCCATCATCTGGTCGCTGCTGATGAGCCTCACCGACATGACCAGCAGGGACCTGCGCGCACCGTTCGACGTGAACTTCGTCGGGCTGGAGAACTTCGCGACCGTGCTGACCGATCCGGATTTTTTCCGCGCCCTGCTCAACACCGCGATCGTCGTGGTCGTGGCCGTTCCCGCCATCCTCGTCATCGCCCTGCTCCTCGCCGTCGCGGTGAACAACGGCATCCGCCGGGGCAAGGCCTTCTTCCGGACCGTGTACTACATCCCCGTGGTCACGAGCATCGTCGCGATCGCTGTCGTGTGGAAGTTCCTGTTCGCCGACGAAGGGACCGTCAACGCGGCGCTCGGTCTGTTCGGCGCCGACGGCCCGGCGTGGCTGGCCGATCCGTTCTGGGCACTGCCCACGATCATCCTCCTCGTGATCTGGCGGTGCTTCGGCCTCGTCATGGTCATCTTCCTCGCCGGCCTGCAGGGGATACCCGAGGGCATCTACGAAGCGGCGCGTGTGGACGGGGCGGGCGCCTGGCGACGCCTCGTCTCCATCACTGTCCCCATGCTGCTTCCCACGGTGCTGTTGAGTGCCGTGCTCATGACCGTCGCGGTCGTGCAGGTCTTCGAGGAGCCGTTCGTCATCACCCAGGGCGGACCGCTGAACTCGACGACGACGATGGCCATCTACATCTATGACCAGTTCGGCTTCGGCAAGTACTCGACGGCCTCGGCCGCGAGCTACATCCTCTTCGCCATCATCGCCCTCCTGTCCCTGATCCAGTTCCGACTCCTCAGGAGCAAGACGTGACACTCATCAGCGAGGTCAGGCCGGACGCATCCCGCGACCGGCCCCCACCGAGGACCGTGCCGGCCGGCGCCGGGCGGCGAGACGCCGTCCTGCGCTGGGTCCTCTACCTGGTTCTCGTCGCGGGCGCGCTGGTCACCGTCAGCCCGCTTCTGTGGAACCTCCTCAGCAGCTTCAAGCCGAGCGGGGACATCCTGCGATCGGGCAGCTGGTGGCCCGCGACCTTCACCTGGGAGAATTTCTCCCAGCTGCTGTCGAACCCGAAGTTCCCCCGGTACTTCGTCAACAGCGTCGTGGTTTCCGCGACCATCGTGGCAGGCAACATCGTGTTGTCCTCCGCTGTCGGGTACGCGCTGTCCAAGCTGCGGTTCCCCGGCCGCCGGCTGGTCTTCGCCGCCGTGCTCGTGACGTTCATGGTGCCGACGCTCGTGCTCTTCGTGCCGCTGTTCGTCACCGTGGCCGCGTTGAACATGACGAACACCTACGCGGGGCTGATCCTGCCGTTCCTCATCACCCCGCTCGGGGTGTTCGTGATGCGCCAGTTCATCTCCCAGCTGCCCGACGAGCTGCTCGAGGCGGCGCGGATCGACGGCGCCGGAGAGGGACGGATCTTCTTTCGCGTCGTCTTCCCGCTGTGCGGGCCGGCCATCGCGACAGTCGGGATCCTGTCCTTCGTCAGCTCGTGGAACAACCTGCTGTGGCCGTTGGTCATCGCGCAGACGGAGGACATGTACACCCTTCCGGTCGGGCTCACGACGTTGTCCCAGACCGAAGGTGTGGTCGACTACGGCCCGCTGCTGGCCGGTTCCCTCGTCACGATCCTGCCGATCGTCGTGATCTTCGTCTTCTTCCAGCGGTACTTCATCGCCGGCATCGCCTCGACGGGGATCAAATGACGGCGGCGTCGCGGCCGGCCGGGCCGCACTGGTGGTCATCCCCGTTCCGGCTCCTGCAGACCAACCTCCGCGAACAGGACGCCACCTTGGACGCGGCGCGCGCGGTGGACGAGCTCATCTCGCTCGGGTACGACACCTGGCTGTGCAACGCCGGTGGAATCGTTTACTTCTACCCCGTCCACGAGCCCTACCAACGCACCGCACGCACCTTGGCGGAGCGCCCGTCGGGCGACCTCGTGGGCGATGTCGTGGAAGCGGCCCATGAACGCGATGTGCGCGTGCTGTCGCGATTCGACTTTTCCCGGCTGCCGTCGGACATCGTCGCCGACCATCCCGAGTGGGCGTTCGTCGACCGGGACGGCGAGTGGTACACCGAGGACGGCCTAACGGCGATCTGCCCGAGGAGTGACTACCACGAAGTGCTGGTGCCGCAGATCCTGGACGACTTCGTCCGGCGGTACCCCGTGGACGGCGTGTTCTTCAACTGGCTTCAGTTCACCGAAGTCGCTTACAGCGGTGCCTACAAGGGCGTCTGCCGGTGTGACCGCTGCCGCGCGGCTTTCCAGCAGGCGCATCCGGGCCACGCGCATCCCCGCGGGGTGGGTGAAGAAGGGTACGACCTGTGGCTGCCGGTGGCGTTCGCCCGGCTGACCGAACTGGCCGAGCGATACTCCGAGGTGGTGAACGCCGTCCGGCCCGGAACTCCGCTCATGCTGGCCGACGTGCGGATGGACATCGCTTTTCTCGAGACGAACAGCTCGCTGGGCCACGGCGACAAATGGTGGCCGCACACGCCGAGTGAACTCGCCAGCGTGAACCGCATTTCCGACCCGGCCGTGCCGGCGCTCGTGCACTCCTCGGTCAATATGGGACTGCCGTACCGGCAGATCGCCGAGGAACCTGCGCAGTTCCGGCGGTACATGGCGCAGGCGCTTTCGCGGGGCGCACTTCCGTCGAGCGTCGCGATCGGTGTCGCGGACGCCGAACGGTTCCCATGCCTGCGAGCGGGCGCGGAACTCTTCGGCTTCCTGCGGCTGCACCACGACCTCTATGCCGGCTTCGAACCGGCGGCCCGCGTCGCACTGGTGCGTCCGCGTGGCGGCACCGCACTGAGCGAACTGCAAAGCCGCGACGACTTTTCCGAGTACCGCGGCCTGTACACCGCGCTCCAGGAGGCACACATCGCTTTCGACGTCATCGGCCTCCAGTACCAGGAACAATTGGTGCGCCGTGACGTCCTCGGCCGTTACCGCGTCGTGGTGGTGCCCGGAACCGCGGGGATGGACGCCCCGCTGCGGCACGCGCTCGATGATTTCGTCCGAACCGGTGGCGCGCTGCTCCTGACCGGAGACGCCTTCGACGACCAAGAGCCCGGTACGGCAGCCACGGCGGTACTGGACGCCGCCCCTGCCGTGCGCCGAACGGCACGCCTGAGCGGGGTCGCCCGGCTGGGTGGCCGTTACGTGGGGCCCGCGGACGGGAGCACGGCGGAACCGCTACACCCGGTTGTCGGTCACTTCAGTCTCGCGGAGTGGCGCGCGGAGTCGATCCCCGGCCGGCTCGTGCTCAGCACGCAGACGCCTTTCGGGCCTCCCGAAATCACCGGCGGCAACGCACCGGCCGACGATGCTCCGGCGCTGGTGCGGGCTCGGTTCGGCGCGGGCCGGGTCGTGCAGTTTCCCTGGTCCGTCGGAACGACGAGCCACGAGTCCGGCCTGAGCGCGCTCGATCGCGTGGTCTCCGACGAAGTGGCATCGCTGCTCGGGGACGACACGGTGGTGACGGCGAACCTTCCCGCCTCGGTCGAGCTCACACTCGGACGCGCCGAGGGCGGCTGGGTGATCCACCTCATCAACCACACGAGTGGTCGCGGCGACCGCGTTCGTGAACCCCTGCCGGTACACGGTCAACTGGTCCTGGGTCCACGGTTGCGAGGGGCGCGGAGTGCCCGCGCGCTCGTCGCCGACCGGGTCCTGCCGATCGCTGAGGGAATGCGCATCGACGTCGACCTAAATGGGGTTCTGGAAGTGATCCGGATTGACTGACCGCACCATCCCGCGCGAGCTGCACCACTCATGGTTTCCCGCCCGGGCGGCCGGGAATGCCGAACCGCTCGTCCTGCTGAACTCCCTCGCCACGACGACGGAGATCTGGGCTCCCCTGCTCCCCGACCTGACCGCCGAGACCGATGTGCTCTGCCTCGACTACGCGGGGCACGGCCGGTCTCCCGCCCGGCGGTGCCCCGCCGATCTCGACGAACTGGCCAGGCAAATCACCGAGGTGATGGACGCGCGCGGGGTGACGCACGCGCACATCGCCGGCGTATCCATCGGCGGGATGTCGGCGCTGCGCCTGGCCGCGACCGCCGGAAACCGGATCCGGTCCGTCGCCGTGATCGGCTCGACCCCGGTGACCGACCGCGACCTGTGGCACAGCCGGAAAGAAGTCGTCCGCCAGTGGGGTACCCGCGGTCTCCTGACCGACGTGCTGCGGCGCTGGTTCACCGACGACTACGCGCGGGCGCAACCCGAAGTGGTCGATGCCTACGCCCGGATGTTGACCGACACGGTCGACTCCGCCTACTCCGCCTTCTGCGACGTGCTCGCCGGAGTCGACATGCGGGATGAACTCGCGAAGATCACGTGCCCGACGGTGGTGATCAGCGGGGCGGCGGACGCCGCCGCCACGGTGGCCCAGGGGCGGGAGATCGCTGATCGGATCGATGACGCGCGCCAGGAGGTCCTTCCTGGCGCGGCGCACATGCTCCAGGCGATGGCGCCGCATCGGGTGGCCGCGCTCGTGCGGGAGAACATCCGCCGCGCCACATGACCGACTCCGGTACCCGTGTGCGCGGCTCAGGAGAACGCGCCGCGGACACGGGTGTGTGCGGAGTCGAGGTGCGCGATCAGCTGGGCGCTCGCCTCGTCGACACGGCGAGCGCGAAGGGCATCCAGAATTTTGGCGTGCTCCGCGGCGACCACGGGGATGGGCGCGCTCTGGTGACCAGCGCTGCCGATGGTGAGGAGGATTTCGCCGGTTATGAGCTCGTGCATCCGCGCGAGGCGCTTGCTGCCGCTCGCCCGCACCATGCTCGAGTGGAAGTCGATGTCGGCTCGGACCAGCGCCGCGCGATCGTCGAGTTTTCCGGCCAGGTCGATGGCGTGCTGGGCCTCCAGCATTGCGCGCGGGACGTCGCCCGAGGTCGCCAGTTGCCGGGCGGCGGCGACTTCGATGGTGGTGCGGGCGAGGAACAAGTCGTCGACGTCGGCGGCCGTGAGCGCGGTCACCGTGGCGGACTTGTGCATCGCGCGTTGCAACAGTCCCGTGTTCACGAGGCGCTCGATGCAGGCCTTCGCCGTCGGGCGCGCCACGTTGTAGTCACCCACCACCCGGGCCTCGGTGACGCGTTCCCCGGAAGCTATCTCGCCGGTGGCTATGCGCTGCCGCAGTGACTCGTACACCGCGTCGATGAGCGTGGTGGTGGAGACCGCGATCGAGGGGGTGGTGTTCATACACTGAGTATGTCACAGGATTGTCATAATGTCTTACATTTTGCGTCTTCGGCACCCCGGTTGACGGACTGATCCACCTCGGCCAAGAAGGGCAGCACGGTTTCCGACACCGCTGCCGCGGCCTCCACCGGCAGCCAGTGGGCGCCTTCCAGTTCCCGGTAACGGCTTTGGTCGATCCCGTCCGCGATCTCCTGGAGGAGCGGGGACGGCGTGGACGGGTCGAACCGGCCCGCGACCACCAGGGCCGGGCAGACGACGAGGGGCAACGCGTCCCTCAGGTCGAGGGCCCCGACGGCCTCGGCGGTGCGGGCATACCCCTCGACCGAGGTCGACAAGAACATCCGCCGAGCGGCCTGGACAGCTGCGGGGTGCCGATGTGTCCACGCACTGGTGAACCAGCGTTCGAGGGAGCTGTCGGCGAGGTCCGCCATCCGG is from Amycolatopsis mediterranei and encodes:
- a CDS encoding extracellular solute-binding protein, which encodes MSAEPTRIDRQVFKTYDLRPRGAFNEEGAVVYRSGSSSCRGRVAVALVAAGALVLSGCGRSSESTGTADAGPAVDNSPATGDVTIWAAQNEGKTLSALAKSFTAENPGVRITVTPVSFDELPRKVDTAVASGQVPDIIQPSTGLQSFVATGGIAPVPDGVTDPKDFFEPAVSAVTFHGIRYAVPWYVTVQSFYYRADLAKKAGVEAPKTWDDTIKFGKALKNAGARHGALIYTKGTAAWQTVLPLIYEAGGTVLKDGKFTFDTPEVITALDHYQSFFREGVADPTVTISTAGETEAGFADGTFGSYLTGSFSYGLALSALHGDTAKLGLATLPAGPKSGAGYLGGSGLAVMASAHNKDAAWKFVRYATSAQGEQKAYEISGVLPAARTAWKSGPLAESAVGKTFASQIENSLPQPQVLTWTEVRDAIARYAEQLARGVISPKDAATRLQAEAEKIGTGER
- a CDS encoding carbohydrate ABC transporter permease; translation: MTSVATRAKRRPAAGPPSASRRSQAVAGWLFSLPFVLVFLVFYAWPIIWSLLMSLTDMTSRDLRAPFDVNFVGLENFATVLTDPDFFRALLNTAIVVVVAVPAILVIALLLAVAVNNGIRRGKAFFRTVYYIPVVTSIVAIAVVWKFLFADEGTVNAALGLFGADGPAWLADPFWALPTIILLVIWRCFGLVMVIFLAGLQGIPEGIYEAARVDGAGAWRRLVSITVPMLLPTVLLSAVLMTVAVVQVFEEPFVITQGGPLNSTTTMAIYIYDQFGFGKYSTASAASYILFAIIALLSLIQFRLLRSKT
- a CDS encoding carbohydrate ABC transporter permease, with translation MTLISEVRPDASRDRPPPRTVPAGAGRRDAVLRWVLYLVLVAGALVTVSPLLWNLLSSFKPSGDILRSGSWWPATFTWENFSQLLSNPKFPRYFVNSVVVSATIVAGNIVLSSAVGYALSKLRFPGRRLVFAAVLVTFMVPTLVLFVPLFVTVAALNMTNTYAGLILPFLITPLGVFVMRQFISQLPDELLEAARIDGAGEGRIFFRVVFPLCGPAIATVGILSFVSSWNNLLWPLVIAQTEDMYTLPVGLTTLSQTEGVVDYGPLLAGSLVTILPIVVIFVFFQRYFIAGIASTGIK
- a CDS encoding alpha-amylase family protein, yielding MTAASRPAGPHWWSSPFRLLQTNLREQDATLDAARAVDELISLGYDTWLCNAGGIVYFYPVHEPYQRTARTLAERPSGDLVGDVVEAAHERDVRVLSRFDFSRLPSDIVADHPEWAFVDRDGEWYTEDGLTAICPRSDYHEVLVPQILDDFVRRYPVDGVFFNWLQFTEVAYSGAYKGVCRCDRCRAAFQQAHPGHAHPRGVGEEGYDLWLPVAFARLTELAERYSEVVNAVRPGTPLMLADVRMDIAFLETNSSLGHGDKWWPHTPSELASVNRISDPAVPALVHSSVNMGLPYRQIAEEPAQFRRYMAQALSRGALPSSVAIGVADAERFPCLRAGAELFGFLRLHHDLYAGFEPAARVALVRPRGGTALSELQSRDDFSEYRGLYTALQEAHIAFDVIGLQYQEQLVRRDVLGRYRVVVVPGTAGMDAPLRHALDDFVRTGGALLLTGDAFDDQEPGTAATAVLDAAPAVRRTARLSGVARLGGRYVGPADGSTAEPLHPVVGHFSLAEWRAESIPGRLVLSTQTPFGPPEITGGNAPADDAPALVRARFGAGRVVQFPWSVGTTSHESGLSALDRVVSDEVASLLGDDTVVTANLPASVELTLGRAEGGWVIHLINHTSGRGDRVREPLPVHGQLVLGPRLRGARSARALVADRVLPIAEGMRIDVDLNGVLEVIRID
- a CDS encoding alpha/beta fold hydrolase; this translates as MTDRTIPRELHHSWFPARAAGNAEPLVLLNSLATTTEIWAPLLPDLTAETDVLCLDYAGHGRSPARRCPADLDELARQITEVMDARGVTHAHIAGVSIGGMSALRLAATAGNRIRSVAVIGSTPVTDRDLWHSRKEVVRQWGTRGLLTDVLRRWFTDDYARAQPEVVDAYARMLTDTVDSAYSAFCDVLAGVDMRDELAKITCPTVVISGAADAAATVAQGREIADRIDDARQEVLPGAAHMLQAMAPHRVAALVRENIRRAT
- a CDS encoding GntR family transcriptional regulator; translation: MNTTPSIAVSTTTLIDAVYESLRQRIATGEIASGERVTEARVVGDYNVARPTAKACIERLVNTGLLQRAMHKSATVTALTAADVDDLFLARTTIEVAAARQLATSGDVPRAMLEAQHAIDLAGKLDDRAALVRADIDFHSSMVRASGSKRLARMHELITGEILLTIGSAGHQSAPIPVVAAEHAKILDALRARRVDEASAQLIAHLDSAHTRVRGAFS
- a CDS encoding alpha/beta fold hydrolase, yielding MTDLHWIATGRADGPVVLLSNPLGATSDVWADLAGVLEPRFRVIRYDSRGHGLSPLGKSPIDIGSLVDDAADVLDSASAEHAHVVGLSLGGMVGMSLAARMPTRVRSLTAMCTAAFFPDKEIWGERARAARDGRMADLADSSLERWFTSAWTHRHPAAVQAARRMFLSTSVEGYARTAEAVGALDLRDALPLVVCPALVVAGRFDPSTPSPLLQEIADGIDQSRYRELEGAHWLPVEAAAAVSETVLPFLAEVDQSVNRGAEDAKCKTL